One segment of Variovorax sp. V93 DNA contains the following:
- a CDS encoding tripartite tricarboxylate transporter substrate binding protein produces the protein MRSPALLSANLELGVKDMEGFRKLAARPGQQLSYGTWGPGGLGHLAGEALNRRLDAHMVHVPQRGEAPVMADLLSHTVSVGLTSAGLARQHVQAGKVVPLAIMGRERSAVLPQVPTMRELGFDDPLFEAAVWIAFVAPARTPPAVVERLTVALRNAASMPEIQARMAERGLEMLNTTPEQFNANYRRDFDVITRRMREFGIEAQ, from the coding sequence GTGCGCAGCCCGGCCCTCCTGTCGGCCAACCTCGAGCTCGGCGTGAAGGACATGGAAGGCTTCCGCAAGCTCGCGGCCCGGCCGGGCCAGCAGCTCAGCTATGGCACCTGGGGACCGGGCGGGCTCGGCCATCTGGCGGGCGAGGCGCTCAACCGCAGGCTCGATGCGCACATGGTGCACGTGCCGCAGCGCGGCGAGGCGCCCGTCATGGCCGACCTGCTGAGCCACACCGTGAGCGTCGGGCTCACGTCGGCGGGCCTCGCGCGCCAGCATGTGCAGGCGGGCAAGGTCGTTCCGCTCGCGATCATGGGGCGCGAACGCTCGGCGGTGCTGCCGCAGGTGCCCACGATGCGCGAACTGGGCTTCGACGATCCGCTGTTCGAGGCGGCGGTATGGATCGCGTTCGTCGCGCCCGCCAGGACGCCGCCCGCGGTGGTCGAGCGGCTGACGGTGGCGCTGCGCAATGCCGCCTCCATGCCCGAGATCCAGGCGCGGATGGCGGAGCGCGGTCTGGAAATGCTCAACACCACGCCCGAGCAGTTCAATGCGAACTACCGGCGCGACTTCGACGTGATCACCCGGCGCATGCGGGAGTTCGGCATCGAGGCGCAGTAG
- a CDS encoding Rieske 2Fe-2S domain-containing protein, translating into MWLRNCWYVIAWDHEISANALFTRTVLGEPILVYRTEGGELVAMQDRCCHRHAPLSRGRREGDCVRCGYHGLKFAADGVCVEAPGLASIPAKARVRTYPVATHNKWIFVWMGDPSRADRALLPDNFSCDHPDWRYTPGYVHYDTPYLLVCDNLLDFSHLSYVHEGTLGGSTAIAQAVPRIEKVPRGIRVTRHVPDVPPSPFWKSFQSFDRNVDRYFIYDFLLPGTLLMKSGGAPVGQAEGDLRGGVQLHSCQALTPETATTTHYFFQQSHRSSIADPTVTETIYQGLVTAFEEDRAMITAQYLNIDPEVRMLPLAMDAALVQYRRLLQQEVEREQRALQAA; encoded by the coding sequence ATGTGGCTTCGAAACTGCTGGTACGTCATTGCGTGGGATCACGAAATTTCCGCGAACGCGCTGTTCACGCGCACGGTGCTCGGCGAGCCCATCCTGGTCTATAGAACCGAAGGCGGCGAACTCGTTGCGATGCAGGACCGCTGCTGCCACCGGCATGCACCGCTGTCGCGCGGACGCAGGGAAGGCGACTGCGTGCGCTGCGGCTACCACGGCCTCAAGTTCGCGGCCGACGGCGTCTGCGTGGAAGCACCCGGTCTGGCCAGCATTCCCGCGAAGGCGCGTGTGCGGACCTATCCGGTGGCCACGCACAACAAGTGGATCTTCGTGTGGATGGGTGATCCGTCGCGCGCGGACCGCGCCTTGCTGCCGGACAACTTCTCGTGCGACCACCCCGACTGGCGCTACACGCCGGGCTATGTCCACTACGACACGCCCTACCTGCTGGTCTGCGACAACCTGCTGGACTTCTCGCACCTGAGCTATGTGCACGAAGGCACGCTGGGCGGATCGACGGCCATCGCCCAGGCCGTGCCCAGGATCGAGAAGGTGCCGCGCGGCATCCGCGTGACGCGGCACGTTCCCGACGTGCCCCCGTCTCCGTTCTGGAAGTCGTTCCAGAGCTTCGACCGCAACGTCGACCGCTACTTCATCTACGACTTCCTGCTGCCCGGCACCTTGCTGATGAAGTCGGGCGGCGCGCCGGTGGGGCAGGCCGAGGGCGACTTGCGCGGCGGCGTGCAGCTGCACAGCTGCCAGGCGCTCACGCCCGAGACGGCCACGACCACGCACTACTTCTTCCAGCAATCGCACCGAAGCAGCATCGCGGACCCCACGGTCACCGAGACCATCTACCAGGGCCTGGTCACCGCGTTCGAGGAAGACCGCGCAATGATCACTGCGCAGTACCTGAACATCGATCCCGAGGTGCGGATGCTGCCGCTCGCGATGGACGCCGCGCTGGTCCAGTACCGGCGGCTGCTGCAGCAAGAGGTCGAGCGCGAGCAGCGCGCCTTGCAGGCCGCTTGA